The following coding sequences lie in one Cupriavidus sp. WKF15 genomic window:
- a CDS encoding tripartite tricarboxylate transporter substrate binding protein → MTSRRIFLQQASSLAALGALGGASVALPRLARAADAWPNRPIRLIVPYPAGGSSDIIARMISKQLGEALGQPIVVDNRPGANGNIGAAMAAQAGPDNHTLLLCDVGALAISPSVYTKLTFNPAKDLKGVAMLAYSPHLLVVHPSVKVSSLKELVELSQKTQLNFAVTAIGSAPHLAGVAVAQATGAKWQYVPYKGGSQAIADTVGGTAQVLMNGMLATLPQVQAGKLKLIAVSKRTRMPLVGQTPTIAEQGVPGFESGTWQGVMAPAGMPDAIVARVNAELVRIIRSPDIRAQLAGQGAEVVTMTPAETSRFYQTEEARWAKVVKVAGVKLDA, encoded by the coding sequence ATGACCTCTCGTCGCATTTTCCTGCAGCAGGCATCCAGCCTGGCCGCGCTGGGCGCCCTGGGAGGTGCATCCGTGGCGTTGCCGCGCCTCGCCCGCGCAGCCGATGCGTGGCCCAACCGCCCGATCCGGCTGATCGTGCCCTATCCCGCCGGCGGCTCGTCGGACATCATCGCGCGCATGATCAGCAAGCAGCTCGGCGAGGCCCTCGGCCAGCCCATCGTGGTCGACAACCGCCCCGGCGCGAACGGCAATATCGGCGCGGCCATGGCCGCGCAGGCCGGCCCGGACAACCACACGCTGCTGCTGTGCGACGTGGGCGCGCTGGCCATCAGCCCGTCCGTCTATACGAAGCTCACCTTCAATCCGGCCAAGGACCTGAAGGGCGTGGCGATGCTCGCCTACTCGCCGCACCTGTTGGTCGTGCATCCGTCAGTCAAGGTGTCCAGCCTGAAGGAGCTGGTCGAGCTGTCCCAAAAGACGCAACTGAACTTCGCCGTCACGGCCATCGGCAGCGCACCGCACCTGGCCGGCGTGGCGGTGGCCCAGGCAACCGGCGCGAAGTGGCAGTACGTGCCCTACAAGGGCGGTTCGCAGGCGATTGCCGATACCGTCGGCGGCACGGCACAGGTACTGATGAATGGCATGCTGGCCACGCTGCCGCAGGTGCAAGCCGGCAAGCTCAAGCTGATCGCGGTGTCCAAGCGCACGCGCATGCCGCTGGTGGGCCAGACGCCGACCATCGCCGAACAGGGCGTGCCTGGCTTCGAATCGGGCACCTGGCAAGGCGTGATGGCGCCGGCCGGCATGCCCGACGCCATCGTGGCGCGCGTCAATGCCGAGCTGGTCCGCATCATCCGCTCGCCCGATATCCGCGCGCAGCTCGCCGGACAGGGTGCGGAAGTGGTGACCATGACGCCAGCGGAAACCAGCCGCTTCTACCAGACCGAGGAAGCGCGCTGGGCCAAGGTGGTCAAGGTTGCGGGCGTGAAGCTGGACGCCTGA
- the ggt gene encoding gamma-glutamyltransferase yields MAHLLASRSAWRGSMVVALSALMAACGTQGGAPAEPAATVAPAAPPPATATLPPAPEIASGYRTDMSTVYAQRFMAAAANPLATEAGRDVLRQGGSAIDAAIAMQAVLTLVEPQASGIGGGGFILYWDGKRVQAFDGRETAPAGATENLFQRPDGKPMEFSEAQIGGRSVGAPGILRALELAHREHGKLKWAQLFQSAISLSEKGFPISPRLYAQVATDQFLANSPEMAAYFLDAQGKPKPAGTILKNPQLAQTLRTIASGGANALYTGPIARDIAAKVNGSSNRGSLSTRDLASYRAKLRVPVCTDYKRWKICGMPPPSSGGIALAQILGTLQALETRNPAYALATLKPAAVSTPAVMEANPDAVHAIAEADRLAYADRGLYVADPDFVQVDIAGLVNPAYLEQRASLIGDKSMGKAQPGVPPGTAVAFAPDRSPPRISTSQIVAVDSAGGAISMTTSVESYFGSHLMVRGFMLNNQLTDFSFVPSENGKAVANRVEPGKRPRSSMAPTLVFDRASGKFLGTVGSPGGSQIIEYVSKTLVGLLDWNMDVQAAIGMANFGSRNGPTELEKGLVTPALADALKQRGHQVAEIEMTSGTQAIMRRQRADGRQVWAGGADPRREGVALGD; encoded by the coding sequence ATGGCTCACCTGCTTGCATCGAGATCGGCGTGGCGCGGTTCGATGGTTGTTGCGCTTTCGGCGCTTATGGCTGCCTGCGGCACGCAGGGCGGCGCCCCTGCGGAGCCCGCTGCCACGGTCGCGCCCGCGGCACCTCCTCCCGCCACGGCAACGCTGCCACCCGCACCGGAGATTGCGTCGGGCTACCGCACCGACATGTCGACGGTCTACGCTCAGCGATTCATGGCCGCGGCGGCCAACCCGCTCGCCACCGAAGCCGGACGCGACGTGCTGCGCCAGGGCGGCTCGGCCATCGACGCCGCCATCGCCATGCAGGCGGTGCTGACGCTGGTGGAGCCGCAGGCCTCGGGGATCGGCGGCGGTGGCTTCATCCTGTACTGGGACGGCAAGCGCGTGCAGGCCTTCGACGGCCGCGAGACCGCGCCTGCAGGCGCTACCGAGAACCTGTTCCAGCGGCCTGACGGCAAGCCGATGGAGTTCAGCGAGGCACAGATCGGCGGGCGCTCGGTGGGCGCGCCGGGCATACTGCGTGCCTTGGAATTGGCACACCGTGAGCACGGCAAGCTCAAGTGGGCCCAGTTGTTCCAGAGCGCGATCTCGCTGTCGGAAAAGGGCTTCCCAATCTCTCCGCGCCTCTATGCACAGGTGGCCACCGACCAGTTCCTGGCGAACTCTCCGGAAATGGCTGCGTATTTCCTCGATGCGCAGGGCAAGCCCAAGCCGGCCGGCACGATCCTGAAGAACCCGCAGCTTGCGCAGACGCTCCGCACCATTGCCTCGGGCGGCGCCAACGCGCTGTACACCGGCCCGATCGCGCGCGACATCGCCGCGAAGGTCAACGGCAGTTCCAACCGGGGTAGCCTGTCCACGCGTGATCTGGCGAGCTACCGGGCCAAGCTGCGTGTGCCGGTCTGCACCGACTACAAGCGCTGGAAAATCTGCGGCATGCCGCCGCCATCGTCGGGCGGGATTGCGCTGGCGCAGATCCTGGGCACGCTGCAGGCGCTTGAAACCCGCAACCCGGCATACGCGCTGGCAACGCTCAAGCCGGCTGCGGTGAGCACGCCGGCCGTGATGGAGGCCAATCCTGACGCGGTTCATGCGATTGCCGAGGCCGACCGGCTGGCCTATGCCGACCGTGGCCTCTACGTGGCGGACCCGGACTTCGTGCAGGTCGATATTGCTGGCCTGGTCAACCCGGCCTACCTGGAGCAGCGTGCGTCGCTGATCGGCGACAAGAGCATGGGCAAGGCCCAGCCTGGTGTGCCGCCCGGCACCGCGGTGGCGTTCGCGCCGGACCGCTCGCCGCCGCGCATCTCGACATCCCAGATCGTCGCGGTGGATAGCGCGGGCGGTGCCATTTCCATGACCACCTCGGTCGAATCCTATTTCGGGTCGCACCTGATGGTGCGTGGCTTCATGCTGAACAACCAGCTCACCGATTTCTCGTTCGTGCCGAGCGAGAACGGCAAGGCCGTGGCCAACCGCGTGGAACCGGGCAAGCGCCCGCGCTCGTCCATGGCGCCGACACTGGTGTTCGACCGGGCAAGCGGCAAGTTCCTGGGCACGGTGGGCTCGCCCGGCGGCTCGCAGATCATCGAGTACGTCTCCAAGACGCTGGTGGGCCTGCTGGACTGGAACATGGACGTGCAGGCGGCCATCGGCATGGCCAACTTCGGCAGCCGCAACGGGCCAACCGAGCTGGAGAAGGGACTGGTCACGCCAGCGCTGGCCGACGCCCTGAAGCAGCGTGGCCACCAGGTGGCGGAAATCGAGATGACCAGCGGCACGCAGGCCATCATGCGCCGGCAGCGTGCAGACGGCCGACAGGTCTGGGCGGGCGGTGCCGATCCGAGGCGCGAAGGGGTGGCGCTCGGGGACTGA
- a CDS encoding CAP domain-containing protein, translating into MNGKRLPAENTSIFPVARAVTVRLRTLGGMVLLSALAACGGGGDGGGNGTPAGGSTQPSGQSSATQAGSTPVTAGGCYTVSGTRPAAPAGGGVTLLPALGSAVSNYRVLDDARSAGLCYANYRREQVGLPPLAARDALNNVAQNHTAYMLANQTLTHDEVAGKPGYTGATPDARIQAAYPTNADAEVVAGANKWTSVANAQLSLSPKDALVSDLINAPFHRAALLGSYGSAGSGYAESVGPNGSGTAAYYYQTVDLADASKGGTDNQMVAYPFDGQADVPASWVNSESPNPAPGYDGKTMGYPVSLQAINTSLQFDADSFTITDAQGRNVDCLKVDSRSSGLSGAASGLAICTPLAPLVSGQRYKVAVSGKLGGQTVNLGWSFTTR; encoded by the coding sequence ATGAACGGGAAACGCTTGCCTGCTGAAAACACATCCATTTTTCCTGTTGCCCGCGCCGTCACCGTGCGCCTGAGAACGCTCGGCGGGATGGTGCTGTTGTCGGCACTCGCTGCTTGTGGTGGTGGAGGTGATGGGGGCGGCAATGGCACGCCGGCAGGGGGCAGCACGCAGCCATCGGGGCAGAGCAGCGCGACCCAGGCGGGGTCGACGCCGGTGACCGCTGGCGGGTGCTACACGGTCAGCGGCACGAGGCCCGCTGCCCCGGCCGGTGGCGGCGTGACGCTGCTGCCCGCGCTGGGCAGTGCTGTCAGCAACTATCGCGTGCTCGACGACGCGCGCAGTGCGGGCCTGTGCTACGCCAACTACCGGCGCGAGCAGGTGGGCCTGCCGCCGCTGGCGGCTCGCGATGCGCTCAACAACGTCGCGCAGAACCACACGGCCTACATGCTGGCGAACCAGACGCTGACCCACGACGAAGTAGCGGGCAAGCCCGGCTACACCGGCGCCACGCCTGATGCCCGGATCCAGGCCGCGTACCCGACCAATGCCGACGCGGAAGTGGTGGCGGGGGCAAACAAGTGGACGTCGGTGGCCAACGCGCAGCTTTCCCTGTCGCCTAAGGATGCGCTCGTGTCGGACCTCATCAACGCGCCATTCCACCGCGCCGCGCTGCTGGGCAGCTACGGGTCCGCGGGCAGTGGCTATGCCGAGAGCGTGGGCCCCAATGGCAGCGGCACCGCCGCCTACTATTACCAGACGGTCGATCTCGCCGATGCATCGAAAGGCGGCACCGACAACCAGATGGTCGCGTATCCGTTTGACGGGCAGGCCGATGTGCCGGCCAGCTGGGTCAACTCGGAAAGCCCCAATCCCGCGCCCGGCTACGACGGCAAGACCATGGGCTATCCAGTATCGCTGCAGGCGATCAACACCTCGCTGCAGTTCGATGCCGACAGCTTCACCATCACCGACGCGCAGGGCCGCAATGTCGACTGCCTGAAGGTGGACAGCCGTTCGTCAGGCCTGTCCGGCGCCGCGAGCGGACTGGCGATCTGCACGCCGCTCGCGCCGCTGGTGAGCGGCCAGCGCTACAAGGTTGCCGTGAGCGGCAAGCTGGGCGGGCAGACGGTTAATCTGGGCTGGTCGTTCACGACGCGCTGA
- a CDS encoding LysR family transcriptional regulator: MQLSRIDLNLFVVFDAIYSEGSITAAARQLNLTQPAVSHALGRLRGLFDDPLFERRGQGMAPTPLARSLASEVRAALQSFARTLQDTPHFDPTNTVRRFTIGMRDALESTLLPPLMARVTAAAPHVEIAAIRFDRREMESELLAGTIDTAIDILLPVSPAIHHAPFMADPMVVLARRDHPLVKKELTLERYLAAEHVHVSSRRRGAGLEDQALHRMGLTRRVRLRCQHYAAACRVVSCTDLLATLPLRYARIANEPYANRILSLPFKVPSLELHLYWHAGGENDGANRWLREQLMAVMSSLSGGTPESAPAA, from the coding sequence ATGCAGCTATCCCGCATCGACCTCAATCTCTTCGTGGTGTTCGACGCCATCTACAGCGAAGGCAGCATCACCGCGGCGGCGCGCCAGCTCAACCTGACGCAGCCGGCCGTGAGCCATGCGCTGGGGCGTTTGCGCGGCCTGTTCGACGACCCGCTGTTCGAGCGGCGCGGGCAGGGCATGGCGCCGACGCCGCTGGCGCGTTCGCTGGCCTCGGAGGTCCGCGCGGCGCTGCAGTCCTTTGCGCGCACGCTGCAGGACACGCCGCATTTCGATCCGACCAACACGGTGCGCCGCTTCACCATCGGCATGCGCGACGCGCTCGAATCCACGCTGCTGCCGCCGTTGATGGCGCGCGTGACCGCGGCGGCACCGCACGTCGAGATCGCCGCAATCCGCTTTGACCGGCGCGAGATGGAATCGGAGCTGCTGGCCGGGACCATCGACACCGCCATCGACATCCTGCTGCCGGTCTCGCCGGCGATCCATCACGCCCCGTTCATGGCGGACCCGATGGTCGTGCTGGCGCGCCGCGACCATCCGCTGGTGAAGAAGGAGTTGACGCTGGAGCGCTACCTGGCTGCCGAGCACGTGCATGTGTCCTCGCGGCGGCGTGGCGCCGGGCTCGAAGACCAGGCGCTGCACCGCATGGGGCTCACGCGCCGGGTACGGCTGCGCTGCCAGCACTACGCGGCAGCGTGCCGTGTGGTCAGCTGCACGGACCTGCTGGCCACGCTGCCGCTGCGCTACGCGCGCATTGCCAACGAACCCTATGCCAACCGCATCCTGTCGCTGCCGTTCAAGGTTCCGTCGCTCGAGCTACATCTCTACTGGCATGCCGGCGGTGAGAACGACGGCGCCAACCGGTGGCTGCGCGAGCAGCTCATGGCCGTGATGTCCTCGCTCAGCGGCGGCACGCCGGAATCCGCGCCAGCGGCCTGA
- a CDS encoding acyl-CoA dehydrogenase family protein — MQFEYTPKVKEMQAKLLAFFDQYIYPNEKRFYEEINANRQAGNAWVPSKLIEELKPKAREAGLWNLFLPRSPRAPQGLSNLEYATLCEIMGRVPWSAEVFNCAAPDTGNMETLERYASEELKDQWLEPLLAGEIRSAFLMTEPAVASSDATNIECRIERDGDHYVINGTKWWSSGAGDPRCKVYIVMGKTDPNAGRHEQQSMVVVPADTPGITIKRFLPVFGYDDAPHGHMEIELKNVRVPVSNILLGEGRGFEIAQGRLGPGRIHHCMRSIGVAERALELMCKRSLERVAFGKQIARQGVTQERIAEARCEIEMARLLTLKAAYMMDTVGNKVAKAEIAMIKVVAPNVALKVIDWAIQVHGAAGVSSDFPLANWWAHQRTLRLADGPDEVHRNAIAKLELAKHMGLDPKEVKMPVARGF, encoded by the coding sequence ATGCAATTCGAGTACACGCCGAAGGTCAAGGAAATGCAGGCCAAGCTGCTGGCCTTCTTCGACCAGTACATCTACCCGAACGAAAAGCGCTTCTACGAGGAGATCAACGCCAATCGCCAGGCCGGCAACGCCTGGGTGCCGAGCAAGCTGATCGAGGAACTGAAGCCCAAGGCACGCGAAGCCGGCCTGTGGAACCTGTTCCTGCCGCGCTCGCCGCGCGCGCCGCAAGGCCTGTCGAATCTCGAATACGCGACCCTGTGCGAGATCATGGGCCGGGTGCCCTGGTCGGCCGAGGTCTTCAACTGCGCCGCGCCGGACACCGGCAATATGGAAACCCTCGAGCGCTACGCATCCGAGGAACTGAAGGATCAGTGGCTGGAGCCGCTGCTCGCCGGCGAGATCCGCTCCGCCTTCCTGATGACCGAGCCGGCAGTCGCTTCGTCCGACGCGACCAACATCGAATGCCGCATCGAGCGCGACGGCGACCACTACGTGATCAACGGCACCAAGTGGTGGTCGTCGGGTGCCGGCGATCCGCGCTGCAAGGTCTACATCGTGATGGGCAAGACCGATCCGAACGCGGGCCGCCATGAGCAGCAGTCGATGGTCGTGGTGCCGGCCGACACGCCGGGCATCACCATCAAGCGCTTCCTGCCGGTGTTCGGCTATGACGACGCGCCGCACGGCCACATGGAGATCGAGCTCAAGAACGTGCGTGTGCCGGTTTCGAACATCCTGCTCGGCGAAGGCCGCGGCTTCGAGATCGCGCAGGGCCGCCTCGGCCCGGGCCGTATCCACCACTGCATGCGCAGCATCGGCGTGGCCGAGCGCGCGCTGGAGCTGATGTGCAAGCGCAGCCTCGAACGCGTGGCCTTCGGCAAGCAGATCGCCCGCCAGGGCGTCACGCAGGAGCGCATCGCCGAAGCCCGCTGCGAAATCGAGATGGCTCGCCTGCTGACGCTCAAGGCCGCCTACATGATGGACACCGTGGGCAACAAGGTGGCCAAGGCCGAGATCGCGATGATCAAGGTGGTGGCCCCGAACGTGGCGCTGAAGGTGATCGACTGGGCCATCCAGGTGCATGGCGCGGCTGGCGTGTCGAGCGATTTCCCGCTGGCCAACTGGTGGGCACACCAGCGCACGCTGCGCCTCGCGGATGGTCCGGACGAGGTGCACCGCAACGCCATCGCCAAGCTGGAACTGGCCAAGCACATGGGCCTGGACCCGAAGGAAGTCAAGATGCCGGTGGCACGCGGCTTCTGA
- a CDS encoding glutathione binding-like protein, whose protein sequence is MIDVYSWATPNGHKVHIMLEECGLEYKVHPVNIGAGDQFAEDFLKISPNNKIPAIVDSDGPDGQPISLFESGAILLYLAGKTGKFLPEDVRGKYDALQWLMFQMGGVGPMLGQAHHFRIYAPEKIEYAVNRYTNEAKRLYGVIDTRLSRHEWLAGDQYTIADIATFPWLRSWQNQGVELDDYPNLKRWFNIIAERPAVKRGVEVLASARKPLQDDKAREILFGATQYKRH, encoded by the coding sequence ATGATCGACGTCTATAGCTGGGCGACGCCCAATGGCCACAAAGTCCATATCATGCTCGAGGAGTGCGGCCTCGAGTACAAGGTCCACCCGGTCAACATCGGCGCGGGCGACCAGTTCGCCGAGGACTTCCTGAAAATCAGCCCGAACAACAAGATCCCCGCCATCGTCGATTCCGACGGCCCGGACGGCCAGCCGATCTCGCTGTTCGAGTCCGGCGCCATCCTGCTCTACCTGGCCGGCAAGACCGGCAAGTTCCTCCCGGAAGACGTGCGCGGCAAGTACGATGCGCTGCAATGGCTGATGTTCCAGATGGGCGGCGTCGGCCCGATGCTCGGCCAGGCGCACCATTTCCGCATTTACGCGCCCGAGAAGATCGAGTACGCCGTCAACCGCTACACCAACGAAGCAAAGCGCCTGTACGGCGTGATCGACACCCGGCTCTCGCGCCACGAATGGCTGGCCGGCGACCAGTACACGATTGCCGATATCGCCACCTTCCCGTGGCTGCGCAGCTGGCAGAACCAGGGTGTGGAACTCGACGATTATCCGAACCTCAAGCGCTGGTTCAACATCATCGCCGAACGACCGGCCGTCAAGCGCGGCGTGGAAGTCCTGGCCAGTGCGCGCAAGCCGCTGCAGGACGACAAGGCGCGCGAAATCCTGTTCGGCGCGACGCAGTACAAGCGTCACTGA
- a CDS encoding helix-turn-helix transcriptional regulator, whose amino-acid sequence MTDQTLRQFGLHLARLRKQRGWSQETLSLESGLARSYLSGIERGKRNLALLNICMLADTLGVPPSAMLDFPKQGSNMVQVEEPRSVFGNAQNAAMEATLRHMAELNEAEVDLVAAVARALARKGSYRQG is encoded by the coding sequence ATGACTGACCAGACTCTCAGACAATTCGGATTGCATCTTGCCAGGCTGCGCAAGCAGCGTGGCTGGTCGCAGGAAACGCTCTCGCTGGAAAGCGGACTGGCCCGTTCCTACCTGAGCGGAATCGAACGCGGCAAGCGCAACCTGGCGCTGCTCAACATCTGCATGCTGGCGGACACGCTCGGCGTGCCGCCTTCGGCGATGCTCGATTTCCCGAAGCAAGGCAGCAACATGGTCCAGGTGGAAGAGCCGCGCTCCGTATTCGGCAATGCGCAGAACGCGGCCATGGAAGCCACGCTCCGGCACATGGCCGAACTCAACGAAGCCGAGGTGGACCTGGTAGCGGCAGTGGCCCGTGCGCTGGCGCGCAAGGGCAGCTACAGGCAGGGGTGA
- the ureG gene encoding urease accessory protein UreG: MTQARTKKHPPLRVGVGGPVGSGKTTLLEMLCKAMRDRYDLVAITNDIYTKEDQRLLTISGALPAERIMGVETGGCPHTAIREDASINLEAVDRMLAKFPDADVVFIESGGDNLAATFSPELSDLTIYVIDVAGGEKIPRKGGPGITKSDLLVINKTDLAPYVGASLDVMESDARKMRGERPFVMGSVKSGQGLDEVVRFIERQGMLGV, translated from the coding sequence ATGACCCAGGCTCGTACCAAGAAACACCCTCCGCTGCGCGTCGGCGTCGGCGGTCCCGTCGGTTCCGGCAAGACCACGCTGCTGGAGATGCTGTGCAAGGCGATGCGCGACCGCTATGACCTGGTCGCCATCACCAACGACATCTACACCAAGGAAGATCAGCGCCTGCTGACGATCTCCGGTGCGCTGCCTGCCGAACGCATCATGGGCGTGGAAACCGGTGGCTGCCCGCATACGGCCATCCGCGAAGATGCGTCGATCAATCTCGAAGCCGTCGACCGCATGCTGGCGAAGTTCCCGGATGCCGACGTGGTCTTCATCGAGTCCGGCGGCGACAACCTGGCGGCCACCTTCAGCCCGGAATTGTCCGACCTGACCATCTACGTGATCGACGTGGCTGGTGGCGAGAAAATTCCGCGCAAGGGAGGCCCTGGTATCACCAAGTCCGACCTGCTCGTCATCAACAAGACTGACCTTGCACCGTATGTCGGCGCATCGCTCGACGTGATGGAAAGCGACGCGCGCAAGATGCGCGGCGAGCGCCCGTTCGTGATGGGCAGTGTCAAGTCGGGGCAGGGGCTGGACGAGGTGGTCCGTTTCATCGAGCGCCAGGGCATGCTGGGCGTCTGA
- a CDS encoding urease accessory protein UreF, protein MTPLRQLISLLHLASPALPIGGFSYSQGLEAAIDSGYVRDAESAERWIRDNLLHVQAHCEAPVWLLLHRRWSAMDVEAVRECNDWFHATRETSELRLETEQMGWSLAKLVGQMEWGGDALREHLASLSPTCLPTAFTAACVALQVDEREGLAAYCFNWAENQVAAAIKAVPLGQVAGQHMLRRLHDAVLAAVDEAVQRAAASPPQLSTFSPMLGLLSSRHETQYSRLFRS, encoded by the coding sequence ATGACACCGCTGCGCCAACTCATCTCCCTGTTGCACCTGGCCTCCCCGGCGCTACCCATTGGCGGTTTCAGCTATTCGCAAGGCCTCGAAGCCGCGATCGACAGCGGCTATGTGCGCGACGCCGAATCCGCCGAGCGTTGGATTCGAGACAACCTGCTGCATGTGCAGGCGCACTGCGAAGCCCCGGTGTGGCTGCTGCTGCATCGCCGCTGGAGCGCCATGGATGTCGAGGCGGTACGCGAGTGCAACGACTGGTTTCACGCCACGCGCGAGACCTCCGAACTGCGGCTCGAGACCGAGCAGATGGGCTGGTCGCTCGCGAAGCTGGTGGGGCAGATGGAGTGGGGCGGCGACGCCTTGCGCGAACATCTGGCCAGCCTGTCGCCGACCTGCCTGCCCACTGCATTCACCGCGGCCTGCGTGGCACTGCAGGTGGACGAGCGCGAAGGCCTGGCCGCCTACTGCTTCAACTGGGCGGAGAACCAGGTCGCCGCCGCCATCAAGGCGGTGCCGCTTGGCCAGGTGGCCGGGCAGCACATGCTGCGGCGCCTGCACGATGCAGTGCTGGCCGCGGTCGACGAGGCCGTTCAGCGCGCCGCGGCATCGCCGCCGCAGCTTTCCACCTTTTCCCCGATGCTGGGCTTGCTTTCGTCACGCCACGAAACGCAGTATTCCCGGCTGTTCCGTTCCTGA